A stretch of the Papaver somniferum cultivar HN1 chromosome 6, ASM357369v1, whole genome shotgun sequence genome encodes the following:
- the LOC113289292 gene encoding probable 1-acyl-sn-glycerol-3-phosphate acyltransferase 5, which produces MEAHKSFKSNDGPPSHRQLTLIRIVRGLLCLLILLLTAFMMLVCCSPFTAIVIRFFSIHYSRKATSFCFGAWLALWPFLFEKINKTRVIFSGEPVPPRERVLLIANHRTEVDWMYLWDLALRKGSLGYIKYVLKSSLMKLPVFGWSFHILDFISVERKWEVDASKMRQMLSTFTDPRDAMWLAVFPEGTDYTEQKCMRSQKYAAEKGLPVLKNVLLPKTKGFHACLDTLRNSLDAVYDVTIGYRHRCPTLMDNVYGVDPSEVHIHIRRIPLTKIPISEDETAAWLMNTFELKDHLLSDFNAKGHFPCQGTEGDLPIVKCLVNVIVVISLTSLGVFLLFFSVWFRVYVTLACACLSTVTYFNIRPSPVTGIVKEMFSRSNQSCE; this is translated from the exons ATGGAAGCTCATAAGTCTTTCAAGTCGAATGATGGTCCTCCAAGTCACCGCCAGTTAACTCTTATTAGGATAGTTAGGGGCCTTTTGTGTTTATTAATACTACTTTTAACAGCATTTATGATGCTGGTATGTTGTTCCCCTTTTACCGCTATAGTTATACGATTTTTTAGTATACATTATAGCAGGAAAGCAACGTCGTTCTGTTTTGGTGCCTGGCTTGCTCTGTGGCCTTTTCTTTTTGAGAAGATAAACAAGACTAGAGTTATTTTCTCTGGAGAACCTGTTCCGCCCAGGGAACGTGTTCTGCTTATCGCAAACCATCGAACTGAGGTTGACTGGATGTACTTGTGGGACCTTGCACTGCGAAAAGGCAGCTTGGGATATATCAAGTATGTTTTAAAGAGCAGCTTAATGAAATTACCAGTCTTCGGTTGGTCATTCCACATTCTAGATTTCATTTCAGTGGAGAGAAAATGGGAAGTTGATGCCTCAAAAATGCGCCAGATGCTTTCAACTTTTACTGATCCTCGAGATGCGATGTGGCTCGCTGTATTCCCAGAGGGCACTGATTATAC TGAGCAGAAGTGCATGAGGAGTCAGAAGTACGCAGCTGAAAAGGGTTTACCTGTCCTAAAAAATGTGCTTCTGCCGAAAACAAAGGGTTTTCATGCATGCTTGGATACTCTGAGGAACTCCTTGGATGCAG TTTATGATGTAACAATTGGCTACAGGCACCGATGCCCTACCCTCATGGACAATGTGTATGGGGTGGATCCTTCCGAAGTTCACATTCACATTCGACGTATACCCCTAACCAAGATCCCAATATCTGAAGATGAGACTGCTGCTTGGCTGATGAATACCTTCGAGCTCAAAGATCATTTGCTCTCTGATTTTAATGCTAAAGGCCATTTCCCTTGTCAAGGAACTGAGGGAGATCTGCCAATAGTGAAATGCCTGGTTAATGTCATTGTGGTAATCTCCTTGACCAGCTTAGGTGTCTTCCTCTTGTTTTTCTCTGTTTGGTTCAGAGTATATGTGACTTTAGCCTGTGCTTGTCTTTCAACTGTTACCTACTTCAATATCCGCCCATCTCCGGTTACTGGCATTGTTAAGGAAATGTTTAGTCGGAGTAATCAAAGTTGTGAGTAG